From a region of the Desulfovibrio sp. genome:
- the obgE gene encoding GTPase ObgE has protein sequence MRFVDEARIQVRAGKGGHGCLSFRREKFVPRGGPDGGNGGDGGSVLLKADGRLLSLYDFRLKRLYEARNGSPGEGSQCDGKKGENMVLHLPVGTLVFAEGPDGEELLADLSDPDAEVLVARGGRGGKGNEHFKSSTMRAPRFCQPGEPGEEKNLRLELKILADAGLLGLPNAGKSTFITQVSAARPKIAAYPFTTLTPNLGVMIDEVDPDRRMVIADIPGLIEGAHEGQGLGLRFLKHVERTRFLVHILSVEDVGDEDPWAGFNLINEELRRFDAELGERQQIEVVNKIDLITPERLEELKARAKADGRDIYFISARDGIDIEPLVEELWRMRDETSSHAPILHFAELDGDEEEEFPEIEVIYTRE, from the coding sequence ATGCGTTTTGTAGATGAAGCTCGAATTCAGGTGCGCGCAGGTAAGGGCGGGCATGGTTGCCTCTCGTTCCGGCGCGAAAAATTTGTGCCGCGCGGCGGGCCAGACGGCGGCAACGGCGGCGACGGTGGCTCGGTTCTTTTGAAGGCCGACGGCCGTTTGCTGTCGCTCTACGATTTTCGCCTCAAGCGCCTGTACGAGGCCCGCAATGGCAGCCCCGGCGAGGGCAGCCAGTGCGATGGCAAAAAAGGCGAAAACATGGTGCTGCACCTGCCGGTGGGCACGCTTGTTTTTGCCGAAGGTCCGGACGGCGAGGAACTGCTGGCCGACCTCAGCGATCCCGATGCCGAAGTGCTGGTGGCCCGTGGTGGTCGCGGGGGCAAGGGCAACGAACATTTCAAGTCTTCGACCATGCGCGCCCCGCGTTTTTGCCAGCCCGGTGAACCCGGTGAGGAAAAGAACCTGCGCCTTGAGCTGAAGATTCTGGCCGACGCCGGTCTGCTGGGCCTGCCCAATGCGGGCAAGTCCACCTTTATCACCCAGGTTTCGGCGGCGCGGCCCAAGATTGCGGCCTACCCCTTTACCACGCTCACGCCCAACCTTGGCGTCATGATCGACGAGGTTGACCCAGACCGCCGCATGGTCATTGCGGACATTCCCGGTCTGATCGAAGGCGCGCACGAAGGGCAGGGCCTTGGCCTGCGTTTTCTCAAGCATGTGGAGCGCACGCGTTTTCTGGTGCACATTCTGAGTGTCGAAGACGTGGGCGACGAAGACCCGTGGGCAGGTTTCAACCTCATCAACGAGGAACTGCGCCGCTTTGACGCAGAGCTCGGCGAGCGCCAGCAGATTGAGGTGGTCAACAAGATCGACCTCATCACGCCCGAGCGGCTGGAAGAGCTCAAGGCTCGCGCCAAGGCCGACGGCCGTGACATCTACTTTATTTCTGCGCGCGACGGCATTGATATCGAGCCGCTGGTGGAAGAACTGTGGCGCATGCGCGACGAAACCTCCAGCCACGCGCCCATTCTGCATTTTGCGGAACTTGACGGGGACGAGGAAGAAGAATTCCCCGAAATCGAAGTGATCTATACCCGCGAATAG
- the rpmA gene encoding 50S ribosomal protein L27 → MAHKKAGGSSRNGRDSEGQRRGVKRFGGQSVLAGNILVRQLGTTVYPGVNVGMGRDFTLFAKVAGVVRFEKYIRKRRVHTRVHVEAAAD, encoded by the coding sequence ATGGCACATAAGAAAGCAGGCGGCTCTTCGCGCAACGGCCGCGACAGTGAAGGCCAACGCCGCGGCGTAAAGCGTTTTGGCGGTCAGAGCGTTCTGGCTGGCAATATTCTGGTGCGTCAGCTCGGCACTACCGTTTACCCCGGTGTAAACGTGGGCATGGGCAGGGATTTTACCCTGTTCGCCAAAGTGGCTGGCGTTGTGCGCTTTGAGAAGTATATCCGCAAGCGCCGCGTTCACACGCGCGTGCATGTGGAAGCGGCCGCCGACTAA
- the rplU gene encoding 50S ribosomal protein L21, with protein MYAIIETGGKQYRVEEGSKVVVEKLAVQTGSEISLDKVLMVGGAECKVGAPYLAGAAVTAEVVDHGRGPKIKVFKRWRRNDSRKLRGHRQDYTTIRVKSINA; from the coding sequence ATGTACGCGATTATCGAGACCGGCGGAAAACAGTACCGCGTCGAAGAAGGTTCCAAAGTAGTTGTGGAAAAGCTTGCGGTTCAGACCGGAAGCGAAATTTCTCTGGACAAGGTGCTGATGGTCGGCGGCGCTGAATGCAAAGTCGGCGCTCCCTATCTTGCCGGGGCCGCCGTTACGGCGGAAGTGGTGGATCACGGGCGCGGACCCAAGATCAAGGTGTTCAAGCGCTGGCGTCGTAATGACTCGCGCAAGCTGCGCGGTCATCGCCAGGATTACACCACCATTCGCGTTAAGAGCATCAACGCCTAG